Proteins from a genomic interval of Trifolium pratense cultivar HEN17-A07 linkage group LG6, ARS_RC_1.1, whole genome shotgun sequence:
- the LOC123892161 gene encoding putative receptor like protein 25, with product MAMVREKRRNFFLKGLVFLNLSNNILIGSIPSSLGNLSNLEALDLSLNILSGKIPQQLAKLTFLEFLNVSFNNLSGPIPQNEQFSTFQDNSFKGNQGLCGDQLLNKCVDHKGPSFSPPSASDGDNDSESLFELYWNVILIGYIGGLVGGVALGSAWMA from the exons ATGGCCATGgtgagagagaagagaagaaa TTTTTTCTTGAAGGGCCTTGTTTTCCTCAACTTGTCAAACAATATCCTAATTGGCAGCATTCCATCTTCCTTAGGGAATCTTTCAAACCTTGAAGCACTGGATCTCTCTCTAAACATTCTTTCAGGGAAGATCCCACAACAGTTGGCAAAACTTACTTTTTTGGAGTTCCTTAATGTGTCCTTTAATAATCTCTCAGGTCCTATACCTCAAAATGAGCAGTTTTCTACATTCCAAGATAATTCATTTAAGGGTAACCAAGGTCTGTGTGGGGATCAGTTGTTGAACAAATGTGTAGATCACAAAGGGCCTTCTTTTTCTCCACCTTCTGCCTCTGATGGTGACAATGACTCGGAATCTTTGTTTGAACTTTACTGGAATGTAATTCTGATCGGGTATATAGGTGGTCTTGTTGGCGGAGTGGCATTGGGAAGTGCTTGGATGGCTTGA